The genomic interval TCTCGATAACATTCCATAAAAAATTTTGTGTTGCCGGGATACATTTGTCTTCCTAGAACACTACTTGATTAGCATCTCGgggatttttaaacaacattagataatttgtgtttaaactgATGGTCCTACTGGATTTCccttggcaaaataaattctgcacaATATAAATAGCGCTAAGatttctatgatgtacataTTGGGTAAAGACCTTCTCCACTTCGTTGCTCCCGCTGGCCTCTTTCATCAGATCATCGAGGATTAACAAATTAACAGCGTTGGCCGGAAACAGAGCATCATCATTCAGAGTCTGTGGTAATccttcaacaaattttattttgtacattttcaacaattcatcatacaacggttgccaacaatcataaatatacacaatattttcaatttttttagaaatcaaatgtacagcattttgcaacaacatttttacaaaatatgacttCCCCGAGTTTGAAGGACCGCTTATCACACACGAGAAAGGGTGATGTAATCGGAAATCAAACCCCTCTGTGTCTCGCACACCCCTATGTCCAAAGAGATTGTCAGAAGCCATATGGGATCGTTGTGAAATCTGGGAGCAGTACGCGTTTGTTGTACACAaccttaaactttttaacaactgacctgttgtgtagtgtgaattgttttttattacgtaCAATGGTATCTGTGTATGCCAGTATATGACGACTATTATCCTCCCCCACGACGTAGTGATCGACAAGTCCAATCAGGGTGTCTAATCTAATGGCTTTTGAATTTACTGCGTTGAGCGTGACACCTTTGGCTTTCATGCAAACCTTACCCTTCGCAGTGCGGTAGCCGTATGTTTTCGGGCCGCCTGAACAAAATTCTACAATATGATCACCAGCTCCAACCTCGTCAGTTAAATTACCGAGATAGGGGCCCAACGGAGGTTCCCAGTCGCCCTctctagatgtaaagatcacactgtctgtgtcactgtacaaCAGCCTGTCACCCAATTTGTCCATTAATTCGTAAAGTTCTAGACGGGCATGAGCTGTTGTGAAAGCCCCAAGAAAGATGTTGATGTCGCGAGTCTGCCCCCCTTTCCCATCCGcataacaccactgaattagaGCCACGCTGTCTGAAACGAAGGAAAAGTGTTTAACATCATACCCGTCACCGAATAtgtgctgtgtaaattgttCCGGATCCGAAATTAACTCTGTACACGGCAAGTTTTCACGCATGGAGAAACGACCCCAAAGTGAGTTCAGCAGAAGTTTGTTAATAGAACGCCGTGCTGGATTGCGACTTATCTTACCGGCGTCCATCTTAATCCCCTCTTTCTCAAAGTAGTCTGAGATGTAGGATTCCTTGTCTGCGTCTGTCATAACGTGTGCGGGGAAACCGCTGGCCTCttgtttatattgtaaaaatgttttaacataatcacaaaacaaagtttctgaCCGTTGTGGAAAATGCCACACCTCGTCCACGTTCGTTACAATATAACCCTTTTCCACACCTTTCAACAGCTCTATGCTGACCCAACACCCTGAAATAGCTCTTTCCTCATCAGTATGACCACACGGGTCTGTCTGATTCTGATGTTCGGCGCATGTACGACAAAGTGGAAACATAAGCTTACCACCGGTCCTATAGGGAAGGACGGGGTGAAGCAGTTTTCGCGGTGGCAGTACTGTAGCCTTGACAAACccataataattttcaagaggttcaaaatccttgaaaattatttgtggaTGTCCTATGGGGTAACATTTTTTGGCCTGGCAAAAGGGGTACAAACTTGTAAAGTCGACATATCGTATTTTTTCACTATTGTGGGCTTTGTGATACAATTTGTACGCGTTAGTACGACCACCGAATAGCGCGTTGCGTGGTTTCAATCGTTCAGGATGTATGTAAGTGGACATAAACGCCATTACAGCGACATCGTTCTGTTTAGCGTTATTCCAATCACATTCCCACATCACCTCAACATCGAGACCATACGCCTTTTCCAAAATTTCGACCTTATCATCAAACTGTCTTCTGAGCAAACCGTAGGGCACTTTTGATAACGGATGTAAATGGTTTGGGTTATAACGACATTCATGCCCGTGAAACATGCATCCGTTGAATTCGAAACCATATTTGACACCATCCTTTTCATAATAACCATCGAGATGATATTTTCCAATCACCATCTCTCCATGATTTAAAGCGTGCTGAATGTTCACGCCTCGTGTTGTTTTGACATATTCAAGCCATTCAATGGAAACGGCTGAATAtgtcttgttctgatttgtgtatGCATTGTTATGGGTCAGAGCTAGTGTGTCTTTTGGTAGGTAGTGGGTTTTATACACGGCCATGCAGcacgctgctaaagtggtgtatctGAATGGGTCGAGTTTGGTACATTGTATGAATTCGTCACGGTACTTCATGCATGCCTCACGGAGCAAAACGACATCGTTCTTGCCGTACATGgcgagctctttttttaaatcaaaaacctTACCCGACACCGTAACATACCACTCATCAAACAGAGCCCTCTCTTTGTCAGACATTGTCTCATAGCCGTAGAAATGCTTATCAGGGTATGGGCCTACGTAGTCTTCATTTTCGGTTCTATTGAACAGATGTGGAGAATGACCTTTCTCAGCACAGGTTAGATTTAACGCGGCGGATGTCATGGACAGACGCATAGGGATGAAAGAGTAGCTATCGATGAAACGTTGCTTGAATGTCTTATCATACATTAAGATGATCCGACAGCCTTGCATAGTAATTTGGAGTGTTAGCCctgcttttgcaaaatattccaataGTATAAAATTGTCAAACCCTGAAGCGTTGTGTGCAACCCATGTGTAATTCTGATAATGAGGCtgtctaaactttttaacaagttgATCTATACAGTCTGTACCAGCGGCTGTGAACTCTTCCCCTTTAAATGTAATGGCGCATACGAAATTTGCCACGTGTTTACCGTCCgtgtgttgtgtctcaaaatcataataaatgtatttgtcgCTAGGTGGTTCCATTTTTATAGGCTGTATGAAACATTGGTGTACTCCGTCATTAACCAACTCAGCTTTACAATGGATACAGTGTTCTGCAGGGCACACATGTTTTTTTGGTACTGCTCCGTTGACGTGATATCGcctattacatttctgacagtatttagtgacatcacactgaGCGTACTGTTGTCCTGTTTGCGTTTGTTTATGTGCGTTGTAACAGTAGGTTGATCTGCAGTACCGCAAACAATCGTGACATTGCCTCGTTTTGCCAGCGTATTTATGACAATCAGGTGCATTACATACATCGCAAACGTATTTACACCTGTGGTCTCTGCGGCTAGTAAAACCACGATAGCAGTATTCGCACACGTATGGTGTACCGATGAATGCTTTTAGGTTCTTAATCAAGAAATAATGTTCGTTGTGTAAATACAAGAACACGGTCTTATTATGAGGCTCGTCATTGTTCGTAAAGTGTTCCAACAGACCAGAACATGTCCTATGGAACACCActattttaacatgtaacaaCCGTTCAAAttgtgtgatgtcattaaaccctATCTTTTGTTGTACCGAATACCCTGCAGTTTTCTGTAGAGACGCTGCTAACGACTCGAGTTCACTACATGGCGTATGCGGTTGTAGAAAATGGGACAGACAGATCgcaaaacacagattgttagatatgttgttgggacagaacagattcattctgtttctggcaATCACCTCGTTATGAGCTAAATCACGTATCTTTCGATAAGCGCCACCGTGTTTACCGCGAGCTATAGACACGTACAGATCTAGACATTCATCAGCCCGTACGTCAGAATTACTCTGCATAATGTTCTCTAGTtgttgtgtgaatatgtgcaaaTCGTAATCGTTATCAGGTGACAAGACAGCGTTAACGTCAGAGGGTAGACTAGGGCCTCTCAAGGTAATGTTGATTAAGCCCCCATCGCCggccagcagtctggaaaacgacactatttcagacatgatatcatgcagaaatatagcgtACGCTGCCAGGTCTGGAGCGGTTATCACACGCATGTTTATACGACGCCGTATCTCCAAACCATTAAATCTGCGTCTTGGTACCACCGTATAATCACCAACAGACCCACCCTCTCTTACGATAGACTCAATAGCGGCTTCGGATAACCCAAAATTTGGTTCCGAAGGATTAAACGATTGACTGTCCGACCCGCACCCCACctgctgtgaatttgaatcGCTGTCTAACAACGAATTTGAACCGATGTCTAACAACGAATTAGGCAGCGGCTCTGTTTGAACCTCAGCCATTGATCTAACAATGTTTAATAAGTCCAACAAAGTATCGGTGGTAGACTGCTGTCTATTCAGATCCTCCATTGTCCGAATTAAACCCTGTAACGTCTCTGTATTGCAACGCTGTTCAAAAGTACACAGACCATCGTCGTCGCATCTTCTAAATTTAATTGCAGCTCCCAGATTACACGAGTTTTCACCACAccgctttgacatttttattattgaaacaaaaactagtaaaaatcacacacagtaaaccAGATACACACCAGCAAATAaacgcaccacacacacacacacacacacacacacaggggtataaaatacttattgtacaactcacccgagtttcttgtttttaactAACTGTACAAACTGTTTTAACAATTCCGCCGTCAGGTGTTGATTGTGATCAACGCGACGAATGCCCCCAATACGACGCCTCTGGTTTGCTATGATTTCTTTATGTGTGATGGTATGTTTTTGTAAAGTTTCCACAAGACTTTGATTATAAAGACGCTGATTCTTCTCTATAATGTCCAGACGCTCGGTGACGCTGGCAAAAGTCTTTTCAAAACCAGCAATACGGTCCTCGATGGCCTTGAACCCGGTTCGTATCACCTCCGCCGAGTCTCTGTTATTGTCTATAACATCAGTAGCATCGCGACCAAATGCTTCTTGGTTTGAAGGCAGATCGTCTCCGGGAACCGGGGTAAATACACATGCGTCCCACGAATCTAACAGCTCCTGATTCCAGTTCAAACAAGAGTCTATAGTGCTCGGTTCATTCACAGCTGActctgtttggggaaaaaaaacacaaaacattgctTAGGATACCGGCACTAATTAGGATGATgaaacactctttaaaaaaataaaataaaaaaataaaaatacatgctaCACACCGTCTGTCGATCGTGGGGGAGATCTTGATTGTTTACGTTTAGACGTTGCGACACCCGCGCTGTGGACCTGAGCGACTGTTTTACGCTTGGCTTTTCCAGAGCTCGTTGGTATACCGCGTTCAGTGGAAACCGCAGCACTATTTTTGAACTCGGGTGCAGCGATCTTGTCTACAAGATTTGACAATccttgaacagtaaacaaacgaacacaatacgtaagaaaacatcttaaaccactttttaaacataacataaaTATCTCGTTATTACAGATCTTACCCAGCACGGGGTTTTCAAACCTGACTCGCGGGACTTCTGTGTTCGACCCtttgtgaaaaaaagaagtaaaatcattaaacacatacacatcatacaTAGGATCGAACAATTATAAAGAATAACAACGCACGTACCGCTTGCCTTGTTCAGAAACCTGATTTCGTCTACGATGTCCGGGATAGACACAATATCATCATCACCTGTAGCGTTAGATACCTGTTTTATTCACCACAATAAACCCATAAattcgtttataaataaaaacattcttaactatgtgtaataataataataataattataataataataataataataaaaacaaaacacttactgttacgACAGACAGCCATCTCCTCTTTGAAGtattctcaaaaataaaatataaagctttaGCGGTGAGTTAAAACGAGAATCGACGATTCGCCTAAAATTACACAGCGCTCTGATACACGGCCGCGATCTTAGAGACTTCTGCGTAACTGACCCTACTTTTAAACATAAAGCATACCTATTGTAGGGTGTGTCGTAAAGCAATTAACACCCCCgcagacactcattatcataaacaatctgTAGGATCACACCACGACCCCCCTAGTCATAAAAAAACTCTttggtcaggaagaaacaaagagccataaattaagcactcctagagaaacgcaggcctgtcaaggacgaggccataaattagccctctagttctaccgccgtgattgacattttgacagaacttactggctacgatgaaaacatgtgaatgggtgtgtttagagagagagtgagaggcgtgtctgaaaacgcgtatgtgtgggcggggtttagcgagagtGAGGCGTCTCCGTttaacttcattactgcttaacacagcgactggaagacatctctggaaaatacttctctcctagtttaaacattacggagattcttttagccagcactttaacatttttacctcgtaaggatctttgtttagaagccGTGTAATAggtgctattttttttaaacagctcttttaaccatttttacctcctaaagtttttatgtgtttttttttttggaaacctagtaatacggattctttttaaacagctcttttgatcattttttacatcctaaaggtttgtgtttagaatgtatgtaatacaaacgattattttaaacagattcttttttaaacagattcttttttaaaaaaaagacgctttaactcctaaactttttattcaaaggtaaaccgggatccctaaaaaacataatcaacatttgttttcatttatttcacaaaacaaatattctactcatatatgtacacattcaaacatcatgcttttctaacagcgtgtttacacaaacgaaataacgccacaaagtaacacaaacacagccccatattaaaaacattatttcttttcagacgtatttcaccccaccaaaaaccaaactcattaacataaacaccttttgttgggaggggggctattccccccaacacacacctctccacaacacccccagacacaaaggagccagattgaccagctgataaactccatagggttacccccctcaccacccctacagacctgccagtcagggaagcacagagggtcataaattatcacacacaacactttgattgacagtttgacagaaagtgtatgatataactacttacgtgcataacccagatgtttttgtgtatatctcatgctaaattgtttcTGTCATGGCCTCCCAGGGGTAGTTACATCTTGGACCAGTAGAGCGCACCCATTTTCCGTGTGTAGAACTTCTTCCTTTGTTGTCTCCCTCCATTTTCTGTGTAGCCATACTCACGTGTTTCTTATTTCCCTGATTGTTTAGTGCTCTATTTAAGTTCCCTGTGTTTCTTCCTTAGTTGCTGGAGCATTAACTCATGT from Ictalurus furcatus strain D&B chromosome 11, Billie_1.0, whole genome shotgun sequence carries:
- the LOC128614607 gene encoding uncharacterized protein LOC128614607 isoform X2; this encodes MAVCRNSDDDIVSIPDIVDEIRFLNKASGSNTEVPRVRFENPVLGKICNNEIFMLCLKSGLRCFLTYCVRLFTVQGLSNLVDKIAAPEFKNSAAVSTERGIPTSSGKAKRKTVAQVHSAGVATSKRKQSRSPPRSTDESAVNEPSTIDSCLNWNQELLDSWDACVFTPVPGDDLPSNQEAFGRDATDVIDNNRDSAEVIRTGFKAIEDRIAGFEKTFASVTERLDIIEKNQRLYNQSLVETLQKHTITHKEIIANQRRRIGGIRRVDHNQHLTAELLKQFVQLVKNKKLG
- the LOC128614607 gene encoding uncharacterized protein LOC128614607 isoform X1, with amino-acid sequence MSKRCGENSCNLGAAIKFRRCDDDGLCTFEQRCNTETLQGLIRTMEDLNRQQSTTDTLLDLLNIVRSMAEVQTEPLPNSLLDIGSNSLLDSDSNSQQVGCGSDSQSFNPSEPNFGLSEAAIESIVREGGSVGDYTVVPRRRFNGLEIRRRINMRVITAPDLAAYAIFLHDIMSEIVSFSRLLAGDGGLINITLRGPSLPSDVNAVLSPDNDYDLHIFTQQLENIMQSNSDVRADECLDLYVSIARGKHGGAYRKIRDLAHNEVIARNRMNLFCPNNISNNLCFAICLSHFLQPHTPCSELESLAASLQKTAGYSVQQKIGFNDITQFERLLHVKIVVFHRTCSGLLEHFTNNDEPHNKTVFLYLHNEHYFLIKNLKAFIGTPYVCEYCYRGFTSRRDHRCKYVCDVCNAPDCHKYAGKTRQCHDCLRYCRSTYCYNAHKQTQTGQQYAQCDVTKYCQKCNRRYHVNGAVPKKHVCPAEHCIHCKAELVNDGVHQCFIQPIKMEPPSDKYIYYDFETQHTDGKHVANFVCAITFKGEEFTAAGTDCIDQLVKKFRQPHYQNYTWVAHNASGFDNFILLEYFAKAGLTLQITMQGCRIILMYDKTFKQRFIDSYSFIPMRLSMTSAALNLTCAEKGHSPHLFNRTENEDYVGPYPDKHFYGYETMSDKERALFDEWYVTVSGKVFDLKKELAMYGKNDVVLLREACMKYRDEFIQCTKLDPFRYTTLAACCMAVYKTHYLPKDTLALTHNNAYTNQNKTYSAVSIEWLEYVKTTRGVNIQHALNHGEMVIGKYHLDGYYEKDGVKYGFEFNGCMFHGHECRYNPNHLHPLSKVPYGLLRRQFDDKVEILEKAYGLDVEVMWECDWNNAKQNDVAVMAFMSTYIHPERLKPRNALFGGRTNAYKLYHKAHNSEKIRYVDFTSLYPFCQAKKCYPIGHPQIIFKDFEPLENYYGFVKATVLPPRKLLHPVLPYRTGGKLMFPLCRTCAEHQNQTDPCGHTDEERAISGCWVSIELLKGVEKGYIVTNVDEVWHFPQRSETLFCDYVKTFLQYKQEASGFPAHVMTDADKESYISDYFEKEGIKMDAGKISRNPARRSINKLLLNSLWGRFSMRENLPCTELISDPEQFTQHIFGDGYDVKHFSFVSDSVALIQWCYADGKGGQTRDINIFLGAFTTAHARLELYELMDKLGDRLLYSDTDSVIFTSREGDWEPPLGPYLGNLTDEVGAGDHIVEFCSGGPKTYGYRTAKGKVCMKAKGVTLNAVNSKAIRLDTLIGLVDHYVVGEDNSRHILAYTDTIVRNKKQFTLHNRSVVKKFKVVYNKRVLLPDFTTIPYGF